The Malus domestica chromosome 06, GDT2T_hap1 genome has a segment encoding these proteins:
- the LOC103438001 gene encoding uncharacterized protein isoform X3 has translation MGLVGQLQRLMRLGFDWDTNDMSILLQAKLAKPLMGTARIVINSLHIKGDLLLMPVLNGKAILYSFLSAPEVRIGVAFGSGGSQSLPATELPGVSSWLVKIFTDTLVKTMVEPRRRCYTMPAVNLRKKAVGGIIYVTVISASELSRNGLKGSPSRKQFERSSDEQFVDKDLRTFVEVELEELTRKTGVSLGSNPSWNSKFNMVLHEETGNLRFHLYECTPNTVKYDYLASCEIKVKYVEDDSTIFWAIGPHSGVIAKHAEFCGKEVELVVPFEGVNSGELTVKLVLKEWQFSDGSHVDNSRLAPQRSLFGSSNFLPRTGRKVHISVMEGKDLVSKDRYGKCDPYVKLQYGKILQRTRTAHALNPVWNQKFEFDEIGGGEYLMIKCFNEDTFGDDNIGSARVNLEGLVEGSVRDVWIPLEKVNSGELRLQIEAVRVEGSDGSRGSAKGSDNGWVELVLIEGKDLIAADIRGTSDPYVKVQYGNLKKQTKVMYKTLNPQWHQTLEFPDDGSPLFLHVKDHNALLPSSSIGDCVVEYQRLLPNQTADKWIPLQNVIRGEIHVLVTRRVPGLEKRASLDSEPSINKAHKISSEMKQTMMKFQSLIDDGNIEGLSTAMSELEALEDTQEGYMVQLETEQVLLLNKVKELGQEILNSSPSSSRRSSGI, from the exons AATAGTCTTCACATCAAAGGCGAT CTTCTGCTGATGCCGGTCTTGAATGGGAAAGCAATTTTGTACTCATTTCTGTCAGCTCCGGAAGTGAGGATAGGAGTTGCCTTTGGAAGTGGTGGAAGCCAGTCACTGCCTGCTACAGAGCTTCCAGGCGTTTCTTCTTGGCTG GTTAAAATTTTCACTGACACCTTAGTTAAGACGATGGTTGAACCTCGCCGACGTTGTTACACTATGCCAGCTGTAAACCTAAGGAAAAAGGCCGTTGGAGGAATTATATACGTGACAGTCATTTCAGCAAGTGAACTTTCTAGGAATGGTTTGAAGGGAAGCCCCTCCAGAAAACAGTTCGAGAGAAGTTCAGATGAGCAGTTTGTTGATAAAGATCTGCGGACATTTGtggaagttgaacttgaagagtTAACTAGAAAAACAGGTGTGAGTTTGGGTTCAAACCCTAGCTGGAATTCTAAGTTTAATATGGTGTTACATGAGGAAACAGGAAATCTTCGATTTCATCTTTATGAGTGTACGCCAAACACTGTGAAGTATGACTATCTGGCAAGCTGTGAAATTAAG GTGAAGTATGTTGAGGATGATTCAACGATATTCTGGGCAATAGGACCTCATTCTGGCGTGATAGCAAAACATGCTGAGTTTTGCGGAAAAGAAGTTGAATTGGTTGTTCCATTTGAGGGGGTCAATTCAGGGGAG TTGACAGTGAAGCTTGTCCTAAAAGAATGGCAATTCTCTGATGGTTCACATGTAGACAACTCTCGTCTTGCCCCGCAAAGATCACTGTTTGGGTCATCAAATTTTCTACCAAGAACTGGAAGGAAAGTTCACATATCTGTTATGGAAGGAAAAGATCTCGTCTCAAAAGACAGATATGGAAAGTGTGATCCATATGTTAAACTGCAATATGGAAAG ATTCTCCAGAGAACAAGGACTGCTCATGCTTTGAATCCCGTCTGGAATCAGAAGTTTGAATTTGATGAGATTGGAGGAGGTGAATACCTGATGATAAAATGCTTCAATGAAGACACATTTGGCGATGACAACATTGGCAGCGCACGAGTTAATTTAGAGGGACTGGTCGAAGGGTCAGTCAGGGATGTGTGGATCCCCCTAGAAAAAGTGAATTCTGGAGAATTAAGGCTTCAAATAGAAGCAGTCAGAGTTGAAGGCTCTGACGGGTCAAGG GGTTCGGCAAAGGGTTCAGATAATGGCTGGGTTGAACTTGTTCTCATCGAAGGAAAAGACCTTATTGCTGCTGATATCAGAGGCACAAGTGATCCATATGTGAAGGTTCAATACGGGAACTTGAAGAAACAAACAAAG GTTATGTACAAAACTCTGAATCCCCAATGGCATCAAACCTTGGAATTCCCCGATGATGGCAGCCCCCTTTTCTTGCATGTTAAAGACCACAATGCCTTGTTACCGTCATCAAGTATAGGTGATTGCGTCGTGGAATATCAGAGATTGCTTCCAAACCAGACGGCAGACAAGTGGATCCCCCTTCAGAATGTAATAAGAGGGGAGATCCATGTTCTGGTCACTCGAAGAGTCCCGGGGTTGGAGAAAAGAGCAAGTTTGGATTCTGAACCATCCATAAACAAAGCACACAAAATTTCCAGTGAG ATGAAACAAACGATGATGAAGTTCCAGTCTCTAATCGACGACGGAAATATTGAAGGGCTCTCAACGGCTATGAGCGAGCTAGAAGCCCTAGAGGATACGCAAGAAGGGTACATGGTTCAGCTCGAGACCGAGCAAGTACTACTTCTTAACAAGGTAAAGGAGCTTGGTCAGGAAATCCTGAACTCATCTCCTTCCAGTAGCAGAAGATCTTCCGGAATCTGA